Proteins encoded by one window of Grus americana isolate bGruAme1 chromosome 7, bGruAme1.mat, whole genome shotgun sequence:
- the SHLD2 gene encoding shieldin complex subunit 2 isoform X1, translating into MSKRPQIHIFVGAPSIPSLLEVSEQSSSAPAAEKWRELRCFCDTHNLFSEKVKGADHLVSQAESSVVTAVPTNDDSSEQGRLMVAKEYLTCHVPVAVTCTITPKKTESLIYSDCQISTDRCTHANVNQAADQHLPQKFAESARKDTQLHGGCSDLTERKASHLEVNSSDISDLVASTKQITIQLRSVGQGVQSDCRSDHHEHLSQYLDMCFPQNQESKLKGEPSDCSDFAVSTDTEFRSIMTSSQMAIFAWDRKEMQERIIKLSETEAGKTPEERQCDHFQFYSDVGSCLNVAGNEYKEEYTSSLELFNSEGDEKNVCVEATKQEGSAQEKTEKSQELKVPDEQFLDEIHIEPLSSGILCSQVESCQKSSSKRGHNCEDSFHIFPSAFKRQLKSKRAKLNSSPAGLGMRVDDERMTEFKKLQKKLSPLKNCCCKNQKYNVLVAVVHPCHIKEIQVKTRLKSSCKVPVATIAVIDQSETERKVVLWRGAAFWSLTVFPGDIVLLTDMIVYENLWCGEIMLQSTFTSQLLNLGNCSCLNPEEFYPIVDGGVLRGLLAYISSEFPYFGRIPRRKVQRLDSVQYMQLDQLQPNTLVHAILKIINIVVLTESVYSYRGGNQRKIILTVEQNRDQCYRMVLWGAGAAWCPQLQRKKDHIWDFKYLLVQHSSVSGDFELHTTSWSSCECLFDDDKRAIEFKEKFQKSKTSLMQMTKLSAHLEEKCSGVVQVKAHILELKFTISTGQYKQLVFRADTSLEYVLASLPMITYSGCAKCGLELQADENMIYKQCIRCLPYNKVKTFYRPALMTVEDGGHEIYVHVVSELMEKIFLNIPADWLNRLVVPSSDITYSTIVADLCHLLLADTEASYLLEIRSHFVLDENSYPLQKDFHLLNFHLDL; encoded by the exons atgtcaaaaagaCCTCAAATTCATATTTTTGTGGGAGCACCCAGTATTCCAAGCTTGCTGGAGGTGTCAGAGCAAAGTAGTTCAGCACCTGCTGCTGAAAAATGGAGGGAACTCCGCTGTTTTTGTGATACACAtaatcttttttctgaaaaagtcaAAGGTGCTGACCACTTAGTGTCTCAGGCAGAAAGCTCTGTAGTCACAGCAGTTCCTACAAATGATGACAGCTCTGAACAGGGAAGATTAATGGTAGCAAAAGAATATTTGACATGTCATGTGCCTGTAGCAGTAACTTGTACCATCACACCTAAAAAGACTGAAAGTTTGATTTATTCTGATTGTCAAATATCTACAGATAGATGCACTCATGCAAATGTAAATCAGGCTGCAGATCAACACCTTCCGCAAAAATTTGCAGAATCAGCTAGAAAAGATACACAATTACATGGCGGCTGTTCAGAcctcactgaaagaaaagctaGTCATTTAGAAGTTAACAGCTCTGACATTTCTGATTTGGTTGCCAGTACTAAGCAGATTACCATACAGCTGAGGTCTGTGGGACAAGGTGTTCAATCAGATTGTAGAAGTGATCACCATGAACATTTAAGTCAATATCTGGATATGTGTTTCCCCCAAAATCAAGAGTCAAAACTGAAAGGAGAACCAAGTGATTGTTCAGACTTTGCAGTGTCAACAGATACTGAATTTCGTAGTATAATGACTTCAAGTCAGATGGCTATTTTTGCATGGGATCGGAAGGAGATGCAGGAAAGAATCATAAAACtatcagaaacagaagcaggCAAAACACCTGAAGAAAGGCAATGTGATCACTTCCAATTTTATTCTGATGTTGGATCATGTCTTAATGTGGCTGGAAATGAATATAAGGAAGAGTATACAAGTTCCCTTGAACTTTTCAACTCTGAGGGcgatgagaaaaatgtttgcgTTGAGGCCACAAAACAAGAAGGAAGTGctcaggaaaagacagaaaagtctCAAGAACTTAAAGTTCCTGATGAGCAATTTTTAGATGAAATCCATATTGAACCATTAAGCTCAGGAATATTGTGCTCTCAAGTAGAGAGTTGTCAGAAGAGCTCTTCTAAAAGAGGCCACAACTGTGAAGAttcctttcatatttttccCTCAGCATTTAAAAGACAGCTGAAATCAAAGAGGGCTAAACTGAATTCCTCTCCAGCTGGTCTTGGGATGAGAGTGGATGATGAGAGGATGACAGAGTTCAAGAAACTTCAAAAGAAACTATCACCACTTAagaactgctgctgcaaaaatcaAAAGTACAATGTTTTGGTTGCAGTAGTACATCCTTGTCATATCAAAGAAATACAGGTGAAGACTAGACTAAAATCTTCATGTAAAGTTCCTGTAGCAACAATTGCAGTTATTGACCAGTCAGAAACTGAGAGAAAGGTGGTGCTGTGGCGTGGTGCTGCGTTTTGGTCACTCACTGTGTTTCCTGGGGATATTGTACTGCTTACAG ATATGATAGTGTACGAGAATCTTTGGTGTGGAGAAATCATGCTGCAGTCTACATTTACCAGTCAGTTATTGAATCTGGGGAACTGCTCGTGTCTCAATCCAGAAGAAT TTTATCCTATAGTGGATGGTGGTGTTCTCCGTGGCTTATTGGCATACATATCATCAGAATTTCCCTACTTTGGACGCATTCCACGAAGAAAAGTTCAGAGACTGGACAGTGTTCAATATATGCAGCTTGACCAGCTCCAGCCAAATACATTGGTTCATGCCATATTGAAAATTATCAACATTGTTGTATTAACAG AATCTGTGTACAGCTACAGAGGTGGcaaccaaagaaaaattattctaacAGTAGAACAGAACAGAGATCAATGCTATAGGAtggtgctgtggggagcaggggctgcctggtgccctcaacttcaaaggaaaaaag aTCACATATGGGACTTCAAATATCTGCTGGTCCAACATAGTTCTGTCTCAGGTGACTTTGAACTGCACACAACTTCATGGTCATCCTGTGAGTGCTTGTTTGATGATGATAAAAGGGCAattgaatttaaagaaaagtttcagaaaagcaaaacatccCTCATGCAGATGACAAAGCTCTCGGCACATTTGGAGGAAAAATGCTCAG GAGTGGTTCAAGTGAAAGCCCATATCTTAGAACTGAAGTTTACCATTTCAACTGGTCAGTACAAACAACTCGTCTTCCGTGCTGACACTTCACTGGAGTATGTTTTGGCTTCTCTGCCTATGATTACGTATTCAGGTTGTGCTAAATGTGGTTTGGAACTACAGGCAGATGAGAACATGATCTACAAGCAATGTATTAGATGTTTGCCGTACAACAAAGTAAAAACATTCTACAG ACCTGCTTTGATGACAGTAGAAGATGGAGGACATGAAATTTATGTTCATGTGGTGTCTGagttaatggaaaaaatcttcCTCAATATTCCTGCGGACTGGCTGAACAGATTAGTAG TGCCCTCTTCAGATATAACATACAGCACAATAGTAGCAGATCTGTGTCATTTGCTGCTAGCAGATACAGAAGCATCCTATTTGTTGGAAATTAGGAGCCATTTTGTGCTAGATGAAAACAGCTATCCTTTGCAAAAGGATTTCCATCTGCTAAACTTTCATCTTGATCTTTGA
- the SHLD2 gene encoding shieldin complex subunit 2 isoform X2 has translation MSKRPQIHIFVGAPSIPSLLEVSEQSSSAPAAEKWRELRCFCDTHNLFSEKVKGADHLVSQAESSVVTAVPTNDDSSEQGRLMVAKEYLTCHVPVAVTCTITPKKTESLIYSDCQISTDRCTHANVNQAADQHLPQKFAESARKDTQLHGGCSDLTERKASHLEVNSSDISDLVASTKQITIQLRSVGQGVQSDCRSDHHEHLSQYLDMCFPQNQESKLKGEPSDCSDFAVSTDTEFRSIMTSSQMAIFAWDRKEMQERIIKLSETEAGKTPEERQCDHFQFYSDVGSCLNVAGNEYKEEYTSSLELFNSEGDEKNVCVEATKQEGSAQEKTEKSQELKVPDEQFLDEIHIEPLSSGILCSQVESCQKSSSKRGHNCEDSFHIFPSAFKRQLKSKRAKLNSSPAGLGMRVDDERMTEFKKLQKKLSPLKNCCCKNQKYNVLVAVVHPCHIKEIQVKTRLKSSCKVPVATIAVIDQSETERKVVLWRGAAFWSLTVFPGDIVLLTDMIVYENLWCGEIMLQSTFTSQLLNLGNCSCLNPEEFYPIVDGGVLRGLLAYISSEFPYFGRIPRRKVQRLDSVQYMQLDQLQPNTLVHAILKIINIVVLTESVYSYRGGNQRKIILTVEQNRDQCYRMVLWGAGAAWCPQLQRKKDHIWDFKYLLVQHSSVSGDFELHTTSWSSCECLFDDDKRAIEFKEKFQKSKTSLMQMTKLSAHLEEKCSGVVQVKAHILELKFTISTGQYKQLVFRADTSLEYVLASLPMITYSGCAKCGLELQADENMIYKQCIRCLPYNKVKTFYRPALMTVEDGGHEIYVHVVSELMEKIFLNIPADWLNRLCPLQI, from the exons atgtcaaaaagaCCTCAAATTCATATTTTTGTGGGAGCACCCAGTATTCCAAGCTTGCTGGAGGTGTCAGAGCAAAGTAGTTCAGCACCTGCTGCTGAAAAATGGAGGGAACTCCGCTGTTTTTGTGATACACAtaatcttttttctgaaaaagtcaAAGGTGCTGACCACTTAGTGTCTCAGGCAGAAAGCTCTGTAGTCACAGCAGTTCCTACAAATGATGACAGCTCTGAACAGGGAAGATTAATGGTAGCAAAAGAATATTTGACATGTCATGTGCCTGTAGCAGTAACTTGTACCATCACACCTAAAAAGACTGAAAGTTTGATTTATTCTGATTGTCAAATATCTACAGATAGATGCACTCATGCAAATGTAAATCAGGCTGCAGATCAACACCTTCCGCAAAAATTTGCAGAATCAGCTAGAAAAGATACACAATTACATGGCGGCTGTTCAGAcctcactgaaagaaaagctaGTCATTTAGAAGTTAACAGCTCTGACATTTCTGATTTGGTTGCCAGTACTAAGCAGATTACCATACAGCTGAGGTCTGTGGGACAAGGTGTTCAATCAGATTGTAGAAGTGATCACCATGAACATTTAAGTCAATATCTGGATATGTGTTTCCCCCAAAATCAAGAGTCAAAACTGAAAGGAGAACCAAGTGATTGTTCAGACTTTGCAGTGTCAACAGATACTGAATTTCGTAGTATAATGACTTCAAGTCAGATGGCTATTTTTGCATGGGATCGGAAGGAGATGCAGGAAAGAATCATAAAACtatcagaaacagaagcaggCAAAACACCTGAAGAAAGGCAATGTGATCACTTCCAATTTTATTCTGATGTTGGATCATGTCTTAATGTGGCTGGAAATGAATATAAGGAAGAGTATACAAGTTCCCTTGAACTTTTCAACTCTGAGGGcgatgagaaaaatgtttgcgTTGAGGCCACAAAACAAGAAGGAAGTGctcaggaaaagacagaaaagtctCAAGAACTTAAAGTTCCTGATGAGCAATTTTTAGATGAAATCCATATTGAACCATTAAGCTCAGGAATATTGTGCTCTCAAGTAGAGAGTTGTCAGAAGAGCTCTTCTAAAAGAGGCCACAACTGTGAAGAttcctttcatatttttccCTCAGCATTTAAAAGACAGCTGAAATCAAAGAGGGCTAAACTGAATTCCTCTCCAGCTGGTCTTGGGATGAGAGTGGATGATGAGAGGATGACAGAGTTCAAGAAACTTCAAAAGAAACTATCACCACTTAagaactgctgctgcaaaaatcaAAAGTACAATGTTTTGGTTGCAGTAGTACATCCTTGTCATATCAAAGAAATACAGGTGAAGACTAGACTAAAATCTTCATGTAAAGTTCCTGTAGCAACAATTGCAGTTATTGACCAGTCAGAAACTGAGAGAAAGGTGGTGCTGTGGCGTGGTGCTGCGTTTTGGTCACTCACTGTGTTTCCTGGGGATATTGTACTGCTTACAG ATATGATAGTGTACGAGAATCTTTGGTGTGGAGAAATCATGCTGCAGTCTACATTTACCAGTCAGTTATTGAATCTGGGGAACTGCTCGTGTCTCAATCCAGAAGAAT TTTATCCTATAGTGGATGGTGGTGTTCTCCGTGGCTTATTGGCATACATATCATCAGAATTTCCCTACTTTGGACGCATTCCACGAAGAAAAGTTCAGAGACTGGACAGTGTTCAATATATGCAGCTTGACCAGCTCCAGCCAAATACATTGGTTCATGCCATATTGAAAATTATCAACATTGTTGTATTAACAG AATCTGTGTACAGCTACAGAGGTGGcaaccaaagaaaaattattctaacAGTAGAACAGAACAGAGATCAATGCTATAGGAtggtgctgtggggagcaggggctgcctggtgccctcaacttcaaaggaaaaaag aTCACATATGGGACTTCAAATATCTGCTGGTCCAACATAGTTCTGTCTCAGGTGACTTTGAACTGCACACAACTTCATGGTCATCCTGTGAGTGCTTGTTTGATGATGATAAAAGGGCAattgaatttaaagaaaagtttcagaaaagcaaaacatccCTCATGCAGATGACAAAGCTCTCGGCACATTTGGAGGAAAAATGCTCAG GAGTGGTTCAAGTGAAAGCCCATATCTTAGAACTGAAGTTTACCATTTCAACTGGTCAGTACAAACAACTCGTCTTCCGTGCTGACACTTCACTGGAGTATGTTTTGGCTTCTCTGCCTATGATTACGTATTCAGGTTGTGCTAAATGTGGTTTGGAACTACAGGCAGATGAGAACATGATCTACAAGCAATGTATTAGATGTTTGCCGTACAACAAAGTAAAAACATTCTACAG ACCTGCTTTGATGACAGTAGAAGATGGAGGACATGAAATTTATGTTCATGTGGTGTCTGagttaatggaaaaaatcttcCTCAATATTCCTGCGGACTGGCTGAACAGATTA TGCCCTCTTCAGATATAA